A region of Geminocystis sp. M7585_C2015_104 DNA encodes the following proteins:
- a CDS encoding DUF1822 family protein, whose product MGVELGGLSLTIVMGILSKSANQNSIFLRLYPTDKSSRLPAGLILRILDGNTEVFKELIAREGDILLQYKFWGNKGEVFWIQIQYQSSQLAEAFII is encoded by the coding sequence TTGGGGGTAGAATTAGGGGGATTATCTCTGACTATAGTGATGGGAATACTGTCAAAATCTGCCAACCAAAATAGCATCTTTCTTAGACTATATCCCACCGACAAATCATCCCGTTTGCCGGCAGGGTTAATACTGAGAATACTGGATGGAAATACGGAAGTATTCAAAGAATTAATAGCCAGAGAAGGAGATATATTGTTACAATACAAGTTTTGGGGCAACAAGGGAGAGGTTTTCTGGATACAAATCCAATATCAATCCAGTCAACTAGCTGAAGCCTTCATTATCTAG
- a CDS encoding DUF1822 family protein, with translation MASCLTGDWLKKIYPELANQIFLELDENSLFSIWQFVNGSPIIVKSHNIRLIVLPEESGDFSEFIIPQEWVDIPRFRGDYFLPVLVDLEGNRLRVYGFVSRQRLKRQAEYNSNLYQYHCPSRLIEREINPTLLYSKYLPSSEEELVYIPDFSSEEKEKLMARLEAIDCDVIRCRLDFGEWTALFADDNYRLLLYQKYQPINLGEWLEKELHQTCRGWQKLQDLNEEINWIIPRYLTPLYPVSMRSNSVLNLEDIYGTKDEGKLRIAAQKLSIISRRYSSNKEKILKALNYIITNSQDEETRWLAAEGIWQLKPNHPHAGLW, from the coding sequence TTGGCAAGCTGCTTAACAGGGGATTGGCTAAAAAAAATCTATCCCGAATTAGCCAATCAAATCTTCCTGGAGTTGGACGAAAATAGTCTGTTTAGCATTTGGCAATTTGTCAATGGTAGTCCAATTATTGTTAAGAGTCATAATATCCGTCTGATAGTTTTGCCAGAAGAATCTGGCGATTTCAGTGAATTTATAATACCGCAGGAGTGGGTGGATATTCCTAGATTTAGGGGAGACTATTTCCTTCCCGTGTTGGTCGACTTAGAAGGTAACAGGTTAAGGGTTTATGGCTTTGTTTCTCGACAAAGGCTAAAAAGACAGGCTGAATACAATTCAAATCTATACCAGTATCATTGCCCAAGTAGACTAATAGAAAGAGAAATTAATCCGACGTTGCTGTATAGCAAATACCTGCCATCATCGGAAGAGGAATTAGTATACATACCTGATTTTTCTTCAGAAGAGAAGGAAAAATTGATGGCCAGATTGGAGGCTATAGACTGTGATGTCATCCGCTGCCGTCTAGATTTTGGGGAATGGACGGCATTATTTGCTGATGACAATTATCGCCTTTTGTTATACCAGAAATATCAGCCAATAAATTTAGGCGAATGGCTGGAAAAAGAATTACATCAGACTTGTAGAGGGTGGCAAAAACTACAGGATTTGAATGAGGAAATTAACTGGATTATACCCAGATATCTTACCCCCCTTTATCCAGTAAGTATGCGCTCAAACTCTGTGTTAAATTTGGAGGATATTTATGGTACAAAAGATGAAGGCAAGCTAAGGATAGCTGCCCAAAAACTGAGCATAATCTCCAGGAGATATAGTAGCAACAAAGAAAAAATTTTAAAAGCATTGAATTATATCATAACCAACTCACAAGACGAGGAAACGCGGTGGTTGGCGGCGGAGGGTATTTGGCAGTTAAAACCCAATCACCCTCATGCAGGTTTATGGTAG